In Pseudomonas fakonensis, one DNA window encodes the following:
- the pepN gene encoding aminopeptidase N, whose amino-acid sequence MRTEQPQVIYLKDYQAPEYLIDETHLTFELFEDHSLVHAQLVMRRNPERGAGLPPLVLDGQQLELLSVQLDDQALAAGDYQFDDSTLTVQPQAERFTLDTSVKIHPESNTALEGLYKSGKMFCTQCEAEGFRKITYYLDRPDVMSVFTTTVIAEQHRYPVLLSNGNPVGSGPAEDGRHWATWEDPFKKPAYLFALVAGDLWCKEDTFVRQSGRDVTLRIYVEPENLDKCDHAMVSLKKSMRWDEEVYGREYDLDIFMIVAVNDFNMGAMENKGLNIFNSSCVLARAETATDAAHQRVEGVVAHEYFHNWSGNRVTCRDWFQLSLKEGFTVYRDAEFSADMNSRTVKRIEDVAYLRTHQFAEDAGPMAHPVRPDSFIEISNFYTLTVYEKGAEVVGMVHTLLGAEGFRKGSDLYFERHDGQAVTTDDFIKAMEDANGVDLTQFKRWYSQAGTPRLEVSEQYDAAAQRYSLTFRQSCPQTPDKQAKLPFVIPVALGLLDAEGNDLALQLAGESAASGTSRVLSVTEAEQTFTFEGIQAKPLPSLLRGFSAPVKLSFPYDRDQLMFLMQHDSDGFNRWEAGQQLAVQVLQELIGQHQRGEALALDQRLITALGTVLGNAALDPAMVAEMLSLPGEAYLTEISQVADVDAIHAAREFARKQIAGQLFDALWARYQANREVSRNTAYVASAEHFARRSLQNIALSYLMLSGKPQVLEATLEQFEHCDNMTERLTALAVLVNSPFEAERAKALEAFAEHFKDNPLVMDQWFSVQAASALPGALARVKALMQHPAFTLKNPNKVRALVGAFAGQNLVNFHAADGSGYRFLADLVIELNALNPQIASRQLAPLTRWRKYDDARQVLMKGELERIRASGALSSDVYEVVSKSLA is encoded by the coding sequence ATGCGTACCGAACAACCGCAAGTGATCTACCTCAAGGACTATCAGGCCCCCGAGTACCTGATCGACGAGACGCACCTGACCTTCGAGCTGTTCGAGGACCACAGCCTGGTCCATGCGCAACTGGTCATGCGCCGCAACCCCGAGCGCGGCGCCGGCTTGCCGCCGCTGGTGCTCGACGGCCAGCAACTGGAGCTGCTGAGCGTGCAACTGGACGACCAGGCGCTGGCCGCCGGCGACTACCAGTTCGACGACAGCACCCTGACCGTGCAGCCGCAAGCCGAGCGCTTCACCCTCGACACCAGCGTGAAGATTCACCCCGAGAGCAACACCGCGCTGGAAGGCCTGTACAAGTCGGGCAAGATGTTCTGTACCCAGTGCGAGGCCGAGGGTTTTCGCAAGATCACCTACTACCTCGACCGCCCGGATGTGATGAGCGTGTTCACCACCACGGTGATCGCCGAGCAGCACCGCTACCCGGTATTGCTTTCCAACGGTAACCCGGTCGGCAGCGGCCCTGCAGAGGACGGCCGCCACTGGGCCACCTGGGAAGACCCGTTCAAGAAGCCGGCCTACCTGTTCGCCCTGGTAGCCGGTGACCTGTGGTGCAAGGAAGACACCTTCGTTCGCCAGTCAGGCCGCGATGTGACCCTGCGTATCTATGTCGAGCCGGAAAACCTCGACAAGTGCGACCACGCCATGGTCAGCCTGAAGAAGTCCATGCGCTGGGACGAAGAGGTCTATGGCCGCGAGTACGACCTGGACATCTTCATGATTGTCGCGGTCAACGACTTCAACATGGGCGCCATGGAAAACAAGGGCCTGAACATCTTCAACTCAAGCTGCGTGCTGGCCCGCGCCGAAACCGCCACCGATGCCGCCCACCAGCGGGTCGAGGGTGTGGTCGCCCACGAGTACTTCCACAACTGGTCGGGCAACCGCGTCACCTGCCGCGACTGGTTCCAGCTGTCGCTCAAAGAGGGCTTCACAGTGTACCGCGATGCCGAGTTCAGCGCCGACATGAACTCGCGCACGGTCAAGCGCATCGAGGACGTCGCCTACCTGCGTACCCACCAGTTCGCCGAAGACGCCGGCCCCATGGCCCACCCGGTACGCCCGGACAGCTTCATCGAGATTTCCAACTTCTACACCCTGACCGTGTACGAGAAGGGCGCCGAAGTGGTGGGCATGGTCCACACCCTGCTGGGGGCAGAAGGCTTCCGTAAAGGCAGCGACCTGTACTTCGAACGCCACGATGGCCAGGCGGTGACCACCGACGATTTCATCAAGGCCATGGAAGACGCCAACGGCGTCGACCTTACCCAGTTCAAGCGTTGGTACAGCCAGGCCGGTACCCCGCGCCTGGAGGTCAGCGAGCAGTATGACGCCGCTGCCCAGCGTTACAGCCTGACCTTCCGCCAGAGCTGCCCGCAGACCCCGGACAAGCAAGCCAAGTTGCCGTTCGTGATCCCGGTGGCGCTGGGCCTGCTGGACGCCGAGGGCAACGACCTGGCGCTGCAACTGGCCGGCGAAAGCGCCGCCAGCGGCACCAGCCGCGTACTGTCGGTGACCGAAGCCGAGCAGACTTTCACCTTCGAAGGCATCCAGGCCAAGCCGCTGCCGTCGTTGCTGCGCGGCTTCAGCGCGCCGGTCAAGCTGAGCTTCCCGTACGACCGCGATCAGTTGATGTTCCTCATGCAACACGACAGCGACGGCTTCAACCGCTGGGAAGCGGGGCAGCAGTTGGCGGTGCAGGTACTGCAGGAACTGATCGGCCAGCACCAGCGCGGCGAAGCACTCGCCCTCGACCAGCGCCTGATCACCGCCCTGGGCACCGTGCTGGGCAATGCGGCGCTGGACCCGGCCATGGTCGCCGAAATGCTCTCGCTGCCAGGTGAGGCTTACCTCACCGAAATCAGCCAGGTGGCCGATGTGGATGCCATCCACGCCGCCCGCGAGTTTGCCCGCAAGCAAATCGCCGGGCAGCTGTTCGACGCCCTGTGGGCCCGTTACCAGGCCAACCGCGAGGTGTCGCGCAACACGGCGTATGTGGCCTCTGCCGAGCACTTCGCCCGCCGCAGCCTGCAGAACATCGCGCTGTCGTACCTGATGCTGTCGGGCAAGCCGCAGGTACTGGAGGCGACCCTGGAGCAGTTCGAGCATTGCGACAACATGACCGAACGCCTCACCGCCCTGGCGGTGCTGGTCAACTCGCCGTTCGAGGCCGAGCGCGCCAAGGCCCTAGAAGCCTTTGCCGAGCACTTCAAGGACAACCCGCTGGTCATGGACCAGTGGTTCAGCGTGCAGGCGGCAAGCGCGCTGCCGGGCGCTCTGGCGCGGGTCAAGGCGCTGATGCAGCACCCGGCGTTCACCCTGAAGAACCCGAACAAGGTGCGTGCGCTGGTTGGCGCTTTTGCCGGGCAGAACCTGGTCAACTTCCACGCCGCCGACGGTTCGGGCTACCGCTTCCTGGCGGACCTGGTGATCGAGCTCAACGCACTCAACCCGCAGATCGCCTCGCGCCAACTGGCGCCGCTGACCCGCTGGCGCAAGTACGACGACGCGCGCCAGGTGCTGATGAAGGGCGAGCTGGAGCGCATTCGCGCGTCCGGTGCGCTGTCCAGCGATGTGTATGAAGTGGTGAGCAAGAGCCTGGCGTAA
- a CDS encoding WD40/YVTN/BNR-like repeat-containing protein codes for MRERFKPRRRLATGAMLALVLGIGASDVEAAVAAEQYSVESAKAAQSLLIGATHAGKRLVVVGDRGHILFSDDQGKTWTQARVPTRQLLTAVFFLDDKRGWAVGHDAQILASSDGGATWSKQFEDLEREAPLLDVRMLDAQRGFAVGAYGALLETSDGGQHWLDVAERLDNPDQLHLNAITQVKDAGLFIVGEQGGMFRSSDDGQTWSKVQGPYEGSLFGVIGTAQPRTLLAYGLRGNLLRSTDFGDTWQTIALKAERGPLEFGLASATLLEDGSLVLVGNGGSVLRSTDDGQSFSVHNRSDRIALAGVSGLAGGGLLLVGQGGVHLATANGAEEARP; via the coding sequence ATGAGAGAGCGGTTCAAGCCACGCCGCAGGCTGGCGACCGGCGCGATGCTGGCGCTGGTGCTGGGTATCGGCGCCAGCGATGTGGAAGCGGCGGTGGCCGCCGAGCAGTACTCGGTGGAGTCGGCCAAGGCCGCGCAGAGCCTGCTGATCGGCGCCACCCATGCCGGCAAGCGCCTGGTGGTGGTCGGTGACCGCGGCCACATCCTGTTCTCCGACGACCAGGGCAAGACCTGGACCCAGGCCCGGGTGCCCACCCGGCAACTGCTCACTGCGGTGTTCTTCCTCGACGACAAGCGCGGCTGGGCGGTCGGCCACGACGCGCAGATTCTCGCCAGCAGCGATGGCGGCGCCACCTGGAGCAAGCAGTTCGAAGACCTCGAGCGCGAAGCGCCGTTGCTTGACGTGCGCATGCTCGATGCCCAGCGCGGTTTCGCCGTGGGCGCCTACGGCGCACTGCTCGAAACCAGCGACGGCGGCCAGCACTGGCTGGACGTCGCCGAGCGCCTGGACAACCCCGACCAGTTGCACCTCAACGCCATCACCCAGGTGAAGGACGCCGGCCTGTTCATCGTCGGCGAGCAGGGCGGCATGTTCCGCTCCAGCGACGACGGCCAGACCTGGAGCAAGGTCCAGGGCCCCTACGAGGGCTCGCTGTTCGGCGTGATCGGCACCGCCCAGCCACGCACCCTGCTGGCCTACGGCCTGCGCGGCAACCTGTTGCGCAGCACCGATTTCGGCGACACCTGGCAAACCATCGCGCTCAAGGCCGAACGTGGCCCCCTCGAATTCGGCCTGGCAAGCGCTACGCTTCTCGAAGATGGCAGCCTGGTGCTGGTGGGCAACGGCGGCAGCGTACTGCGCAGCACCGATGACGGGCAGAGCTTCAGCGTGCACAACCGCAGCGACCGTATCGCCCTGGCGGGCGTCAGCGGCCTGGCCGGTGGCGGCCTGCTGCTGGTGGGGCAGGGCGGCGTACACCTGGCCACCGCCAACGGCGCAGAGGAGGCACGCCCATGA
- a CDS encoding lactonase family protein, with translation MNRKWTSLLTASLMTLALDAHAAVLLVGSYTDGASQGIYRYDFDTRSGHIASTPQQVVKSVSPSWLVLSADQRQLFAVNETPQGHVSSFAVDAKGQITPLNQVPSQGDEPTHASLSHDQRYLFVANYAVAPNPGGSLVVIPVMKDGKLKPVVQQARHAPSKVNPERQAGAHVHSLVLSPDGQHLYACDLGADKVFIYRYDGASPEHPLSPAIPASVTLPPGSGPRHLLFDAKGRHAYLTLEMSAEVVVFDVQDGALSERQRLPLTDSKDAAAKAGGGLHLSADGRFLYVSNRGTANQIVVYAVGKNDGQLTLLQRRPVEGDHPREFALDPTGNFLLVANQKSDRIVVFKRDPRKGTLGEVVQTFDQPAPSDLKFL, from the coding sequence ATGAACCGCAAATGGACGAGCCTGCTGACCGCTAGCCTGATGACCCTCGCACTCGATGCCCACGCCGCCGTGCTGCTGGTGGGCAGCTATACCGATGGTGCCAGCCAGGGTATCTACCGCTACGACTTCGACACCCGCAGCGGCCATATCGCCAGCACGCCGCAACAGGTGGTCAAGAGCGTCAGCCCGTCGTGGCTGGTGCTGTCGGCCGACCAGCGCCAGCTGTTCGCAGTCAACGAAACACCCCAGGGCCATGTCAGCAGCTTTGCCGTGGATGCCAAGGGCCAGATCACCCCGCTGAACCAGGTGCCGAGCCAGGGCGATGAGCCCACCCACGCCAGCCTCAGCCACGACCAGCGTTACCTGTTCGTCGCCAACTACGCCGTCGCCCCAAACCCCGGCGGCAGCCTGGTGGTGATCCCGGTGATGAAGGACGGCAAGCTCAAGCCGGTGGTGCAGCAGGCGCGGCACGCGCCGAGCAAGGTCAACCCGGAGCGCCAGGCCGGTGCCCATGTGCATTCGCTGGTGCTCTCGCCGGACGGCCAACACCTGTATGCCTGCGACCTGGGGGCGGACAAGGTGTTCATTTACCGCTACGACGGCGCCAGCCCCGAACACCCGTTGAGCCCGGCCATTCCCGCTTCGGTAACGCTGCCGCCCGGCAGCGGCCCGCGCCACCTGCTGTTCGACGCCAAGGGCCGGCATGCCTACCTCACCCTGGAAATGAGCGCCGAAGTGGTGGTGTTCGATGTGCAGGACGGCGCCCTGAGCGAGCGTCAGCGCCTGCCGCTGACCGACAGCAAGGACGCTGCCGCCAAGGCCGGCGGCGGCCTGCACCTGTCAGCCGATGGCCGCTTCCTCTATGTCAGCAATCGCGGCACTGCCAATCAGATCGTGGTCTACGCGGTGGGCAAGAACGACGGCCAGCTCACCTTGCTGCAGCGCCGCCCGGTGGAAGGCGACCACCCCCGCGAGTTTGCCCTGGACCCGACGGGTAACTTCCTGCTGGTGGCCAACCAGAAAAGTGACCGGATCGTGGTGTTCAAGCGCGACCCGCGCAAGGGCACCCTCGGTGAGGTGGTGCAGACCTTCGACCAGCCGGCGCCGTCGGACCTCAAGTTTCTGTAG
- a CDS encoding DUF5629 family protein: MTLATALAACDMLLIDGLHAFDFTFDDTGLTIECMDGRQLRRWAFTPEQVAAATGAGDDWQLASAEGEHRLVCMSAFRAPDEEDDEPQMDEPADR; encoded by the coding sequence ATGACCCTCGCCACCGCCCTAGCCGCCTGCGACATGCTCCTGATCGACGGCCTGCACGCCTTTGACTTCACCTTCGACGACACCGGCCTCACCATCGAGTGCATGGACGGCCGCCAGTTGCGCCGCTGGGCGTTCACCCCCGAGCAAGTTGCCGCCGCCACCGGTGCCGGCGATGACTGGCAGCTGGCCTCTGCCGAAGGCGAGCATCGTCTAGTCTGTATGAGTGCTTTCCGCGCCCCGGACGAAGAAGACGATGAACCGCAAATGGACGAGCCTGCTGACCGCTAG
- a CDS encoding efflux RND transporter permease subunit produces the protein MTSRESFDMQHKDKATLLERLIFNNRPVVIAICVLVSIFLFWQATQIRPSTSFEKMIPLQHPFIEQMMEHRNDLANLGNTVRISVESTKGDIFDKDYMETLRQIHDEVFYIPGVDRAGLKSLWSPSVRWSEVTEEGFSGGEVIPNTYNGSQDSLDTLRDNVLKSGQVGRLVANNFKSSIVDIPLQESYPDPQDPGRQVKLDYQQFSHQLEEKIRDKFQAQNPDVKIHIVGFAKKVGDLIDGLVMVAMFFGVALVITWALLYWFTWCIRSTIAVLITTLVAVVWQLGLMHAVGFGLDPYSMLVPFLIFAIGISHGVQKINGIALQSSDADNALTAARRTFRQLFLPGMIAILADAVGFITLLIIDIGVIRELAIGASIGVAVIVFTNLILLPVAISYVGISQKAIARSKKDATCEHPFWRLLANFASPKVAPVSIALALVAFAGGLWYSQNLKIGDLDQGAPELRPDSRYNQDNSFIISNYSTSSDVLVIMVKTPAEQCSVHGTMAPIDELMWAMDNTPGVQSTISLVTVSKQVIKGMNEGSLKWETLSRNPDILNNSIARADGLYNADCSLAPVLVFLNDHKAETLERVTAAAKAFADSHNRDGLQFLLAAGNAGIEAATNEVIKSAELTILILVYLCVAVMCMITFRSFAATLCIVLPLVLTSVLGNALMAFMGIGVKVATLPVVALGVGIGVDYGIYIYSRLESFLRAGLPLQEAYYETLRSTGKAVLFTGLCLAIGVCTWIFSAIKFQADMGLMLTFMLLWNMFGALWLLPALARFLIKPEKMVGKQGGSIFAH, from the coding sequence ATGACCAGCCGGGAGAGCTTCGACATGCAGCACAAGGACAAGGCCACCCTGCTGGAACGGCTGATCTTCAACAACCGCCCGGTGGTCATCGCCATCTGCGTGCTGGTGAGCATTTTCCTGTTCTGGCAGGCCACGCAGATCCGCCCCTCCACCAGCTTCGAAAAGATGATCCCGCTGCAGCACCCGTTCATCGAGCAGATGATGGAGCACCGCAACGACCTGGCCAACCTGGGCAACACCGTGCGCATTTCGGTGGAATCGACCAAGGGTGACATCTTCGACAAGGACTACATGGAGACCCTGCGTCAAATCCACGACGAGGTGTTCTACATTCCCGGCGTCGACCGGGCCGGCCTCAAGTCGCTGTGGAGCCCCAGCGTGCGCTGGAGCGAGGTCACCGAAGAGGGCTTTTCCGGCGGCGAGGTGATCCCCAACACCTACAACGGCTCGCAGGACAGCCTCGACACCCTGCGTGACAACGTGCTCAAGTCTGGCCAGGTGGGGCGCCTGGTGGCCAACAACTTCAAGTCCAGCATCGTCGACATCCCGCTGCAGGAAAGCTACCCCGACCCTCAAGACCCGGGGCGTCAGGTCAAGCTCGACTACCAGCAGTTCTCCCACCAGCTGGAAGAGAAGATCCGCGACAAGTTCCAGGCGCAGAACCCCGACGTGAAGATCCACATCGTCGGCTTCGCCAAGAAGGTCGGCGACCTGATCGACGGCCTGGTGATGGTGGCGATGTTCTTCGGCGTGGCGCTGGTGATCACCTGGGCGCTGCTGTACTGGTTCACCTGGTGCATCCGCAGCACCATCGCCGTGCTGATCACCACCCTGGTGGCGGTGGTCTGGCAGTTGGGCCTGATGCATGCCGTGGGCTTTGGCCTGGACCCGTACTCGATGCTGGTGCCGTTTTTGATCTTCGCCATCGGCATCTCCCACGGCGTGCAGAAGATCAACGGCATCGCCCTGCAGTCCAGTGACGCCGACAACGCCCTGACCGCCGCCCGGCGCACCTTCCGCCAGCTGTTCCTGCCGGGGATGATCGCCATCCTGGCCGATGCCGTGGGCTTCATCACCTTGCTGATCATCGACATCGGGGTGATTCGCGAGCTGGCCATCGGCGCCTCCATCGGCGTGGCGGTGATCGTGTTCACCAACCTGATCCTGCTGCCGGTGGCCATCAGCTACGTGGGCATCAGCCAGAAGGCCATCGCCCGCAGCAAGAAGGACGCCACCTGCGAGCACCCGTTCTGGCGCCTGCTGGCCAACTTCGCCAGCCCCAAGGTGGCGCCGGTGTCCATCGCCCTGGCCCTGGTGGCCTTCGCCGGCGGCCTGTGGTACAGCCAGAACCTGAAGATCGGCGACCTCGACCAGGGCGCCCCGGAGCTGCGCCCGGACTCGCGCTACAACCAGGACAACAGCTTCATCATCAGCAACTATTCCACCAGTTCCGACGTGCTGGTGATCATGGTCAAGACCCCGGCCGAGCAGTGCTCGGTGCACGGCACCATGGCGCCGATCGACGAGCTGATGTGGGCCATGGACAACACCCCCGGGGTGCAGTCGACCATCTCGCTGGTGACCGTCTCCAAGCAGGTCATCAAGGGCATGAACGAGGGCAGCCTGAAGTGGGAGACGCTGTCGCGCAACCCGGACATCCTCAACAACTCCATCGCCCGGGCTGACGGCCTGTACAACGCCGATTGCTCGCTGGCACCGGTGCTGGTGTTCCTCAACGACCACAAGGCCGAAACCCTGGAGCGGGTAACCGCTGCGGCCAAGGCCTTTGCCGACAGCCACAACAGGGACGGCCTGCAGTTCCTGCTGGCGGCCGGTAACGCCGGCATCGAGGCGGCCACCAACGAGGTGATCAAGTCGGCCGAGCTGACCATCTTGATCCTCGTCTACCTGTGCGTGGCAGTGATGTGCATGATCACCTTCCGCTCCTTTGCCGCCACCCTGTGCATCGTGCTGCCGCTGGTGCTCACCTCGGTGCTGGGCAACGCGCTGATGGCGTTCATGGGCATCGGCGTGAAAGTGGCCACACTGCCAGTGGTCGCGCTGGGCGTGGGCATTGGCGTGGACTACGGCATCTACATCTACAGCCGCCTGGAAAGCTTCCTGCGTGCCGGCCTGCCGCTGCAGGAGGCCTACTACGAGACCCTGCGCTCCACCGGCAAGGCAGTGCTGTTCACCGGCCTGTGCCTGGCCATCGGCGTGTGCACCTGGATCTTCTCGGCCATCAAGTTCCAGGCCGACATGGGCCTGATGCTGACCTTCATGCTGCTGTGGAACATGTTCGGCGCGCTGTGGCTGCTGCCGGCACTGGCGCGCTTCCTGATCAAGCCGGAAAAGATGGTGGGCAAGCAGGGCGGGTCGATCTTCGCCCACTGA